Proteins encoded together in one Xiphophorus maculatus strain JP 163 A chromosome 13, X_maculatus-5.0-male, whole genome shotgun sequence window:
- the tmem42 gene encoding transmembrane protein 42, whose protein sequence is MFPGVFYALLAGFLGAVASSSAKLSLGADYLKGVCETGLRTWGEQRKFRHADETTACDRLHIPLRLLCGGLLFTCNAVMWTFLAKALRYSSSSTRTTVTTTASNFVSSAFLGQLIFGEPQITLWWVGISLTFSGLLVLQRISPQDRHQTAATTKDE, encoded by the exons ATGTTCCCGGGAGTTTTCTATGCATTGCTGGCGGGTTTCCTCGGAGCCGTGGCGTCGTCTTCGGCCAAACTGTCCCTGGGAGCCGACTATCTGAAGGGAGTCTGCGAAACCGGACTCCGGACGTGGGGCGAGCAGCGGAAATTCAGACACGCGGATGAAACCACGGCGTGTGACCGG cTCCACATCCCTCTGAGGTTACTGTGTGGTGGTCTTCTTTTCACCTGCAACGCTGTGATGTGGACCTTCCTCGCCAAAGCACTCAGgtactcctcttcctccacccgAACCACTGTGACCACCACTGCCTCCAACTTCGTATCTTCC GCTTTCCTGGGCCAGCTGATCTTTGGGGAACCCCAGATAACACTGTGGTGGGTCGGGATCTCGTTGACCTTTTCAGGTCTGTTGGTACTGCAGAGGATTTCGCCACAGGATCGGCATCAGACTGCAGCCACGACGAAGGACGAATAG
- the zdhhc3 gene encoding palmitoyltransferase ZDHHC3, with amino-acid sequence MKSPAHRNRDIERQAGYLKPEHCAPPPPRSSSGTMWFIRDSCGIVCGIITWLLVFYAEFVVVFVLLLPAKNVAYSFFNGLLFNGLAFLALASHARAMCTDPGAVPKGNATKEFIESLQLKPGQVVYKCPKCCSIKPDRAHHCSVCKRCIKKMDHHCPWVNNCVGENNQKYFVLFTMYIALISLHALIMAAFHFVFCFDEDWAKCSNFSPPATVILLILLCFEGLLFLIFTAVMFGTQVHSICSDETGIEQLKKEERRWAKRSKWMNMKVVFGHPFSIAWLSPFATPDHGKADVYQYIV; translated from the exons ATGAAGAGCCCGGCGCACCGCAACAGAGACATCGAGCGGCAAGCCGGCTACCTGAAGCCCGAGCACTGCGCCCCTCCTCCTCCCCGCAGCAGCTCCGGCACCATGTGGTTTATTCGCGACAGCTGCGGCATCGTGTGCGGCATCATCACCTGGCTCCTGGTCTTCTACGCGGAGTTTGTGGTGGTGTTCGTCCTGCTGCTGCCAGCCAAAAACGTGGCCTACAGCTTCTTCAACGGGCTGCTCTTCAATGGCCTCGCCTTCCTCGCTCTCGCTTCTCACGCCAGGGCGATGTGCACGGACCCG GGAGCCGTGCCCAAAGGAAATGCAACCAAAGAATTCATCGAAAGCCTGCAGCTCAAACCGGGGCAGGTTGTGTACAAGTGTCCAAAGTGCTGCAGCATCAAGCCTGACAGAGCGCACCACTGCAG TGTGTGTAAACGCTGCATCAAAAAGATGGACCACCACTGTCCCTGGGTCAACAACTGTGTCGGAGAGAACAACCAGAAATACTTTGTGCTCTTTACA atgtacATTGCACTAATTTCCTTACACGCGTTAATCATGGCGGCCTTCcactttgttttctgctttgatgAAGACTGGGCAA AGTGCAGTAACTTTTCTCCACCAGCTACAgtcatcctcctcatcctcctctgctTCGAGGGTCTgctcttcctcatcttcactGCGGTCATGTTTGGGACTCAGGTTCACTCCATCTGTAGTGACGAGACG GGCATCGAACAGCTAAAGAAGGAGGAGAGAAGATGGGCCAAGAGGTCCAAATGGATGAACATGAAGGTGGTGTTCGGCCACCCCTTCTCGATAGCCTGGCTCAGCCCGTTTGCGACGCCGGACCACGGCAAGGCCGACGTCTACCAGTACATCGTGTGA
- the exosc7 gene encoding exosome complex component RRP42: MATVQVSEAEKVYILHGIRDDLRVDGRGCEDYRHMEVETDVVSNTDGSAKVTLGHTAVLVGIKAEIGKPRPMIANQGYLEFFVDCSANATPEFEGRGGEELGTELSNTLYKVFNNQHSLDLKSLCISPGEHCWVLYVDVLLLQCDGNLYDAISVAIKAALFNTKIPKVHISSDEEGGKEIELSDDPYDCMRLDVENVPCIVTLCKIGHRHVVDATLQEKACSVASLIISVTHKGIITCSRKVGRGSLDPESICEMIEAGKRVGKALHPPLMKLLQQEESLGNKRQKVGFLG, from the exons atggcAACAGTACAAGTCAGCGAGGCTGAGAAAGTTTACATCCTACACGGAATACGG GATGATTTACGGGTGGATGGAAGAGGCTGCGAGGACTACAGACACATGGAGGTAGAAACAGATGTGGTGTCCAACACTGATGGATCCGCTAAAGTAACTCTG GGACACACTGCAGTTCTGGTTGGGATCAAGGCTGAGATCGGAAAACCGAGGCCGATGATTGCAAACCAGGGATATTTGGAGTTCTTCGTCGACTG CTCAGCCAATGCAACCCCAGAGTTTGAGGGCAGAGGAGGTGAAGAGCTGGGGACGGAGCTGAGTAACACCCTCTACAAAGTCTTCAACAACCAGCACAGCTTGGATCTGAAGAGCCTCTGCATAAGTCCTGGAGAGCACTGCTGGGTGCTTTATGTGGATGTGTTG CTTCTTCAGTGTGATGGGAATTTGTACGACGCCATCTCAGTAGCGATCAAAGCTGCTCTCTTCAACACTAA AATTCCCAAAGTTCACATCTCATCCGATGAAGAAGGAGGGAAGGAGATCGAGCTCTCTGACGACCCGTATGACTGCATGAGACTCGATGTGGAAAACGTTCCCTGCATAGTGACTTTATGCAAG ATCGGCCACAGACACGTGGTGGATGCCACCCTGCAGGAGAAGGCCTGCTCTGTGGCGAGCCTCATCATCTCCGTCACACACAAAGGAATAATCACCTGCAGCAGGAAGGTGGGGAGAGGCAGCCTGGACCCAGAGAGCATCTGTGAGATGATAGAG GCAGGAAAACGAGTAGGAAAAGCTCTCCACCCTCCTCtcatgaagctgctgcagcaggaggagagtCTGGGCAATAAGAGACAGAAAGTCGGCTTCCTTGGCTAA